The genomic DNA TCAGCGTACAAATATTCGCATTCTTTACGAAGATCCTGCAAATCCCCTGTGTTCTTAATGGAATAATCGGCCTTCTTCGCTTTTTCCTGAAGTGAAAGCTGGCTTTTTGCCCTCGCTTCCGCTTCTTCTCTGCTGATCCCGTCCCTTTTAACTGTCCTTTCCAAGGAAACTTCGGGGTCAGAGATCACACATACAGTAGCATCACAAAGTGTATAAGAGTCCGTTTCGAATAGAAGTGGGACTTCCCACAGAACTAGGCTACCTTTTTCCAAGCCGCCCAGAACTTCCAAAAACTCCTTACGTATCCTTGGATGGGTCAAAGAGTTAAGGATCTTCAGTTTTTCGGGGTTCCCGAACACCAACTTTGCGATCCTTTTACGATCTATCTTGTCGGACTCATCCAGAATTTCAGGGCCTAAGGAATCGATCAGTTCTTTGGAGATCGGGCTGTTAGGATCCGTATATTTACGGGCGATCTCGTCGGCACTGATCCTTACTCCGCCCAACTCTTCTAAGATCCGAGTCGCAGTGGATTTGCCACCTCCGATCATCCCAGTGATCCCGACAAGAAAAGTCCCGTCAGTTCTAAGAGAAGACCGAGTCATTGGGAAAGATTATATGAAAAGGCTTTTTAGTACAAGCTTTTTAAGATTCTATTATGGATGTAAAAAACGCTCTCAGGAAATGGAGAATAAATCTCTTTCCAAAAGATCTATACTTGATAGAGCAGTAGAATCATGAAATACTTGGAAACTTCTCAAATCATCCCAGCTAAGGGGATGTCCTACACGATGTATGAAATTGAAGGGGAGGACCAGATTTTACGGATGCTTACATATATACCGGACACGGACGAGATTCATATCTATCCTAAACCGCCGGTAAAAAAATTATATAAGCCCGAACTTTGCAAACAAGTGGAAGATCTGGTATTTACAGAATTATGGAAATTGGGAGAGGAAAGAAAGAACGGATAAGAGGGTTTTGGCTTCGGGCAGAATCGAACTGCCGACACAAGGATTTTCAGTCCTCTGCTCTACCGACTGAGCTACAAAGCCGAACCCAAGACCAAAATACTGAGTCGGGTCTATACGTCAATGGAAAATCCTGATTTAGGCTTCGTCTCTAGATTTGATGATGAGGAGACAGTTCTTGCGAGAGAAAGAATGGTCCGAACCCAAATCTCAGAAAGAGGGATCAAAGATCCAAATTTACTTTCTGCATTTTTAAAAGTTCCCAGACATATCTTCCTTCCCGAAAAAACCAGAGAACATTCTTACGAAGACAAAGCAGTTCCGATCGGAGAAGAACAAACCATCTCTCAGCCTTATATAGTTGCATACATCGCGAACCAACTCCAAGTAAGATCCGGGGATACAATTTTAGAAATAGGTACAGGTTCCGGATATTTGGCCGCAATTTTGGATTTGCTCGGAGCGAAACTTCTCTCTTTAGAAATCGTCCCCGAATTATACCAAAGGACTTTGGGGGTCTTGGAAAACTGGTCTCCTGGATTTACAAAAAGAAATCGGATCTTGTTCGGAGACGCGTTACTCCTCACTCAAACAAAAGTAAAATTCTCCAAATTTGTATCTTCTGCATGTTTCCC from Leptospira hartskeerlii includes the following:
- a CDS encoding protein-L-isoaspartate O-methyltransferase family protein — its product is MENPDLGFVSRFDDEETVLARERMVRTQISERGIKDPNLLSAFLKVPRHIFLPEKTREHSYEDKAVPIGEEQTISQPYIVAYIANQLQVRSGDTILEIGTGSGYLAAILDLLGAKLLSLEIVPELYQRTLGVLENWSPGFTKRNRILFGDALLLTQTKVKFSKFVSSACFPKIPGPGSFLFESLPEEGLAVLPVEWKEEVQLLLTLRKKQNRLEETNRLPVKFVPLLGRTDLV
- the coaE gene encoding dephospho-CoA kinase (Dephospho-CoA kinase (CoaE) performs the final step in coenzyme A biosynthesis.); translation: MTRSSLRTDGTFLVGITGMIGGGKSTATRILEELGGVRISADEIARKYTDPNSPISKELIDSLGPEILDESDKIDRKRIAKLVFGNPEKLKILNSLTHPRIRKEFLEVLGGLEKGSLVLWEVPLLFETDSYTLCDATVCVISDPEVSLERTVKRDGISREEAEARAKSQLSLQEKAKKADYSIKNTGDLQDLRKECEYLYAELKGRMK